A single genomic interval of Aureliella helgolandensis harbors:
- a CDS encoding glycosyltransferase, translated as MLPMKKTLSHRPASQDQAFPRMGPQQPLLAAEGASGRRRLALLIHGLHGGGAERWMSELANRWSAQHEVHLVTWDRIRSEEYPLLSSVQRIGLGVQQVSHGTLAGVLANVRRVRLLRKTLRRLRPDLVLSFSDQMNIVSLEATRGLQVPHWISEHSHPGHQRLSPLWERWRKRSYPRCTGCHVLTEEIASYMTRWIAADKFRVIPPAISLPPAGQSLELSSGRGKAGMRSVLYVGRLSEEKGCAELLRAWAEVAGELPDWQLLIAGEGALRDELEQQAREMPRVQFLGWIENPASLYAQADLFVLPSRYEGFPLALLEAMRCGLPCVATRCSSAIEVLSRAGEGVRVVPVVAEQGQASVANAFGALATSILMLAENPALRQQMGHAAQSIASGYSWDALGPAWDAILDA; from the coding sequence CAGCCTCCCAGGACCAGGCCTTCCCGCGGATGGGCCCGCAGCAGCCACTCCTCGCAGCCGAAGGGGCGTCAGGCAGGCGGCGTTTGGCCTTGCTGATTCATGGTTTGCACGGCGGCGGAGCAGAGAGGTGGATGAGCGAATTGGCAAACCGTTGGAGTGCCCAGCACGAGGTCCACCTTGTCACCTGGGACAGGATTCGAAGTGAAGAATACCCATTGCTAAGCTCGGTGCAACGGATCGGGCTGGGGGTCCAGCAAGTCAGTCACGGAACGCTAGCGGGAGTGCTCGCCAACGTGCGTCGCGTACGCTTGCTACGAAAAACTTTGCGAAGGCTACGCCCCGATCTCGTCTTAAGCTTTTCCGATCAGATGAACATCGTGTCTCTCGAGGCAACGCGTGGTTTGCAAGTCCCACACTGGATCTCCGAGCACAGTCACCCAGGCCATCAACGCCTTAGTCCCTTGTGGGAAAGGTGGCGCAAGCGTAGTTACCCTCGCTGTACGGGATGCCATGTATTAACCGAAGAAATTGCCAGTTACATGACCCGTTGGATCGCGGCGGACAAGTTTCGTGTGATCCCGCCAGCTATCAGCCTGCCACCCGCGGGCCAGTCATTAGAGCTGAGCAGTGGTCGCGGCAAAGCGGGCATGCGTTCGGTGCTGTACGTCGGTAGGCTGAGTGAAGAGAAAGGTTGTGCTGAGCTGTTGAGAGCCTGGGCTGAGGTGGCTGGGGAATTGCCCGATTGGCAGCTGCTGATTGCCGGGGAGGGAGCTTTGCGGGACGAATTGGAGCAGCAAGCCCGCGAGATGCCACGCGTCCAATTCCTGGGGTGGATTGAAAACCCAGCTTCGCTTTATGCTCAGGCGGACTTGTTTGTACTGCCGAGTCGCTATGAGGGATTTCCCCTGGCGCTGCTCGAGGCCATGCGGTGCGGATTGCCCTGCGTGGCGACGCGTTGTAGTTCGGCGATTGAAGTGCTCAGTAGGGCAGGGGAGGGCGTGAGAGTGGTTCCGGTGGTGGCCGAGCAGGGCCAGGCTAGCGTAGCTAATGCGTTTGGAGCTTTAGCAACCTCGATCTTGATGTTGGCTGAGAATCCAGCTCTTCGGCAGCAAATGGGGCATGCTGCGCAATCAATTGCGAGCGGCTACAGTTGGGACGCGCTGGGGCCAGCGTGGGATGCAATCCTCGATGCCTAG
- a CDS encoding FkbM family methyltransferase, with protein MGVEQIVKDFAGRTPLRPIREYFSKRRRLRRLTQQFKEWSSEDQQRLNFYQQFISPGDLVFDVGANVGNRAKIFSKLGAVVVAVEPQVACADFLETAFADTANFHLVRKALGASVGQAEMLISPLDTISTLSSEWVRSVKESGRFADCRWDKKQTVSVDTLDNLIAEYGRPAFIKIDVEGFEEQVVAGLSTPVGAISMEFAPEFLRSTMECVRKLDRIGPVRFQISLGESMEFSLPDWVDAEEIEQALLAVAPTDFGDLYARFDTAEH; from the coding sequence ATGGGAGTCGAGCAAATAGTGAAGGATTTCGCCGGTAGGACGCCGCTGCGGCCGATTCGCGAGTACTTCTCAAAGCGACGCAGGCTGCGGCGACTCACTCAGCAGTTCAAGGAGTGGTCGAGCGAGGATCAGCAGCGGCTGAACTTTTACCAGCAATTCATCTCTCCGGGAGACCTGGTCTTCGATGTCGGGGCAAATGTTGGGAATCGCGCAAAAATCTTCTCCAAGTTAGGGGCGGTGGTGGTGGCCGTTGAGCCTCAGGTGGCTTGCGCCGATTTTCTCGAAACTGCCTTCGCGGATACGGCGAACTTTCATTTGGTCCGCAAGGCGTTGGGGGCCAGTGTTGGCCAGGCCGAAATGTTGATCAGTCCGTTGGATACCATTTCCACGCTGTCGTCCGAGTGGGTTCGTTCGGTCAAGGAGAGTGGCCGTTTCGCGGATTGCCGGTGGGATAAAAAACAGACGGTGTCGGTGGATACGCTCGACAATCTTATCGCTGAATACGGGCGCCCCGCCTTCATCAAAATCGACGTAGAGGGGTTTGAGGAGCAAGTTGTCGCAGGATTGTCTACGCCGGTCGGTGCGATTTCAATGGAATTTGCTCCAGAATTCTTGCGCAGTACGATGGAGTGCGTCCGGAAGTTGGATCGGATCGGTCCTGTCCGATTCCAAATAAGCCTGGGTGAATCGATGGAATTTTCCCTTCCAGATTGGGTTGACGCGGAGGAGATAGAGCAGGCCCTATTGGCGGTGGCACCCACCGATTTCGGCGATCTTTACGCGCGCTTCGATACTGCTGAACATTGA
- the phoU gene encoding phosphate signaling complex protein PhoU, translated as MSRHLNHDLQDAYHRLLALSGEVEEMINMAVKALMERRQDLSQQVIDADCDIDKAEVRIEEECLKMLALHQPVAADLRRLTTMMKVNNDLERMADLACNIAERASSLVEYRDFPIPELIRSMAQRSVSMARDSLNAFVNLDTELAYQVIQSDDHVDAANVAVIGELVELMQRDPQSVAPGLHCFSASRHLEQIADHATAVAEDVIYMVQGVIVRHQQTPHSLASH; from the coding sequence ATGTCGCGGCATCTCAATCATGACTTGCAAGACGCCTATCATCGCCTCCTCGCCCTCTCTGGCGAGGTGGAGGAGATGATCAACATGGCGGTCAAAGCTTTGATGGAACGCCGCCAAGATCTATCGCAGCAAGTCATTGACGCGGATTGCGACATTGACAAGGCAGAGGTTCGCATCGAAGAGGAATGCCTTAAGATGCTAGCCCTGCACCAACCCGTCGCAGCCGATTTGCGTCGTTTGACGACGATGATGAAAGTGAACAACGACTTGGAACGCATGGCGGATCTTGCTTGCAATATCGCCGAGCGCGCGAGCTCGTTGGTTGAGTATCGCGATTTTCCCATCCCAGAGTTAATTCGCAGCATGGCTCAGCGATCGGTCTCCATGGCGCGCGACTCGCTCAATGCCTTTGTCAATCTGGACACCGAACTCGCCTACCAAGTTATTCAGAGCGACGACCACGTCGACGCGGCCAACGTGGCAGTGATTGGCGAGCTGGTCGAGCTGATGCAGCGCGATCCGCAATCGGTGGCTCCTGGGCTGCATTGCTTCTCTGCATCCCGGCACCTGGAACAAATTGCCGACCATGCCACTGCGGTAGCGGAAGATGTGATCTACATGGTCCAAGGGGTAATCGTCCGCCACCAGCAAACCCCGCACAGTCTAGCCTCGCATTGA
- a CDS encoding response regulator, with protein MSKTKVLIIEDDHSLSDILFYNLQKEGFNVFCAFDGREGIEQAMLKQPDIIVLDLMLPRVNGMDVCRHLRKQKETRHAGILMLTAKGEDLDQIDGFEAGADDYVVKPYSVRVLLERIRALQRRRTTEEASEPAVEALESMGIRVDLRRHEASLNGTPLELTRSEFKLLHTLIAEPGKAFDRSELIESALGEDTLVLERTIDVHIRAIRKKLGDISDAIETVRGVGYRFKEPTAPTATSLTGQAVADGA; from the coding sequence ATGTCGAAGACTAAAGTGTTGATCATTGAAGACGATCACTCACTCTCCGATATTCTCTTTTACAACTTGCAGAAGGAAGGCTTCAATGTGTTTTGCGCCTTCGATGGCCGCGAGGGAATCGAGCAGGCGATGCTCAAGCAACCCGACATCATCGTACTCGACCTAATGCTGCCGCGGGTCAACGGCATGGACGTCTGCCGGCACCTACGAAAACAGAAGGAAACCCGGCACGCTGGCATCTTAATGCTAACCGCCAAAGGTGAGGATCTCGACCAGATCGATGGGTTCGAAGCGGGTGCCGATGACTATGTCGTCAAGCCTTACAGCGTCCGTGTCTTGCTAGAACGCATTCGCGCCCTGCAACGGCGGAGAACCACCGAAGAAGCTAGCGAACCTGCCGTCGAAGCATTGGAAAGCATGGGCATCCGAGTTGACCTGCGTCGCCACGAGGCCTCGCTGAACGGCACGCCTCTCGAACTGACCCGCAGTGAGTTTAAGCTGCTGCACACGCTCATTGCTGAACCGGGGAAAGCGTTTGATCGAAGTGAATTGATCGAATCGGCTTTGGGGGAAGATACTCTCGTCCTAGAGCGAACCATCGATGTCCACATTCGCGCCATTCGCAAGAAACTGGGGGACATCTCTGATGCCATCGAAACGGTACGTGGCGTCGGCTACCGGTTCAAGGAACCAACAGCACCCACCGCTACGAGCCTGACCGGACAAGCCGTCGCCGACGGCGCCTAG
- a CDS encoding recombinase family protein yields the protein MTKLTAVIYIRVSTEDQATEGVSIDAQHSKLTAWCFANDYELIESFTDAGISGGRADNRPGLQSAIELACSTASALVVYSLSRLARSTKDTIAIGELLEKSGADLVSLSEKIDTTSAAGKMIFRMLAVMAEFEKDQVSERTRFAMAHKKSKGERVGTIPYGYDLKGDGVNLVENSSEQEVIGLMASLRNSGRSYRAIAAELESRGVLTKSGKSNWDHKTVSNIVKATAA from the coding sequence ATGACGAAACTCACCGCAGTGATTTACATTCGAGTCAGCACGGAAGATCAAGCCACTGAAGGTGTCAGTATTGACGCCCAGCACTCGAAGCTCACTGCATGGTGCTTTGCCAATGACTACGAATTGATCGAGTCGTTTACCGACGCAGGGATTTCTGGCGGTCGAGCTGACAACCGTCCAGGGTTGCAATCTGCAATCGAGCTCGCTTGCAGCACGGCTTCCGCGTTAGTGGTTTACTCTCTCAGCAGGCTGGCTCGATCGACCAAGGATACAATCGCGATTGGCGAATTGCTCGAAAAGTCTGGAGCTGACTTGGTGTCGTTAAGTGAGAAGATCGATACGACTTCCGCAGCAGGTAAGATGATCTTTCGAATGCTGGCCGTGATGGCAGAGTTCGAGAAAGACCAGGTCAGCGAACGGACTCGATTCGCAATGGCTCACAAGAAGTCGAAGGGAGAGCGAGTGGGAACCATCCCCTACGGCTACGACTTGAAGGGAGATGGGGTCAATCTCGTCGAAAACTCGAGCGAGCAGGAAGTGATTGGCTTGATGGCATCACTTCGCAATTCCGGCCGGTCTTATCGTGCTATCGCTGCAGAACTCGAAAGCCGCGGAGTACTTACTAAGTCGGGGAAATCCAATTGGGATCACAAGACTGTTTCAAACATAGTCAAAGCGACCGCAGCGTGA
- a CDS encoding sensor histidine kinase: MRFQFALAFLWLFGSSLVLWLGSSFLFEQEERGIAERFQRDTRLLQQALTEFEWPTPWEVAPEWERLETEFDVDMIPLILPKPPGTGSMVVVSPAANSPATESSAAAIMPHWHPTIRGMAQLQTTAELTLRSIPRNAGERQVAEKSLFAAEGAEQKVHVLFARKVLRSSQQRLWWISGGAIFALGTLLATALVANYISRNKREYAAFSPWNRVAQSPPPHDQPLQLPHLPATTPLCLSLDAVADAVNANTNQLHNANQRSNLALGNLQEGVLAVDDQSRVLLANQAVHEHLELANEPYLYRPFLEVVRVPLLTEIVQHVLSRGTPREETGEIGTRARALRILGRPLPLGNGCNGVLITIRDETLLKRIDAVRKDFIANASHELKTPLAAIRAYAETLQMGALDDREAAEKFVASIISQADRIDGLVKGMLQLTRVESNSALKMEAFDAAEALEPCLTAARAMSLSKSIQLELQLPEHPLIIQSDRDGFQTIASNLLSNAVRYTPEGGKVQISLTETPQHCVLSVIDNGIGIREADLERIFERFYRAEKGRSSDTGGTGLGLSIVKHLINALGGSVTATSQLQSGSCFEVRLPLPTRRQTS, encoded by the coding sequence ATGAGATTTCAGTTTGCGTTGGCATTTCTCTGGCTTTTCGGCTCTAGCCTCGTATTGTGGCTTGGGAGCAGCTTCCTGTTTGAGCAAGAGGAACGGGGAATCGCTGAGCGATTCCAACGCGACACCCGCCTATTGCAACAGGCGCTGACGGAGTTCGAGTGGCCGACTCCCTGGGAGGTCGCCCCCGAGTGGGAGCGACTGGAAACCGAATTCGATGTCGACATGATCCCGCTGATCCTGCCAAAGCCCCCAGGTACGGGGAGCATGGTCGTCGTCTCGCCAGCCGCCAACTCTCCAGCAACAGAATCGTCGGCGGCCGCCATCATGCCCCACTGGCACCCCACGATTCGCGGTATGGCCCAATTGCAAACGACGGCCGAGTTAACCTTGCGAAGCATTCCTCGCAATGCCGGTGAGCGGCAAGTAGCGGAAAAGAGCTTATTTGCGGCGGAAGGGGCTGAGCAAAAAGTGCATGTCTTATTTGCCCGAAAGGTACTGCGGAGTTCGCAGCAGCGTTTGTGGTGGATTAGTGGTGGAGCGATTTTCGCGCTCGGTACGTTGCTGGCCACCGCCTTAGTGGCCAACTACATCTCGCGGAACAAACGCGAATACGCAGCGTTCTCCCCTTGGAACCGGGTCGCGCAGAGCCCTCCACCTCACGATCAGCCTCTCCAACTTCCCCACCTGCCCGCCACCACCCCGCTGTGCCTCTCGCTCGATGCGGTTGCCGACGCAGTGAATGCCAATACCAATCAACTTCACAACGCCAACCAACGCAGCAACTTAGCCCTCGGCAACCTTCAGGAAGGCGTCTTGGCCGTGGACGACCAATCCCGCGTGCTGCTAGCCAACCAGGCGGTGCACGAACATCTCGAACTGGCCAACGAGCCTTACCTCTACCGTCCGTTCCTGGAAGTGGTCCGCGTCCCCCTTTTAACCGAGATTGTGCAGCACGTTTTATCACGTGGCACTCCTCGTGAAGAAACGGGCGAAATCGGTACGCGCGCCCGAGCGCTGCGAATACTAGGGCGTCCCCTGCCGCTGGGAAACGGCTGCAATGGCGTGCTGATCACGATTCGCGATGAAACCTTGCTGAAACGGATCGATGCCGTGCGCAAGGACTTTATCGCCAACGCATCGCATGAGTTGAAAACGCCGCTGGCAGCAATCCGGGCGTACGCCGAAACACTTCAGATGGGGGCCTTGGACGATCGCGAAGCTGCTGAAAAATTTGTGGCTAGTATCATCTCACAAGCCGATCGAATTGACGGATTGGTCAAAGGCATGCTGCAACTGACTCGCGTTGAATCGAACAGTGCGTTGAAGATGGAAGCCTTCGACGCTGCCGAGGCCCTGGAACCCTGTTTAACTGCAGCCCGGGCCATGTCTCTCAGTAAATCCATCCAACTTGAGCTCCAGCTCCCCGAACACCCACTGATCATCCAAAGCGACCGCGATGGCTTCCAAACCATTGCCAGCAATTTGCTATCCAACGCAGTGCGATACACGCCCGAAGGAGGCAAGGTGCAAATCAGCCTGACAGAGACCCCCCAGCATTGCGTACTGAGCGTTATCGACAATGGTATTGGAATTCGCGAAGCCGACTTGGAACGGATCTTTGAGCGATTTTATCGAGCCGAAAAAGGCCGCTCTTCCGATACCGGCGGGACCGGACTGGGTCTGTCCATCGTCAAACACCTCATTAACGCATTGGGGGGAAGCGTCACCGCTACCAGCCAGCTCCAATCGGGGAGCTGCTTCGAAGTCCGATTGCCATTGCCAACTCGGAGGCAAACTTCTTAA
- a CDS encoding DUF1580 domain-containing protein: MPPDINGSVGYRPHKSTLERWRQQGKIQMWKLGCQWMTTPEAVQRFAEESQVGHSVGDSRTPVKPITTAQKRKIDEWADKELAEAGI, translated from the coding sequence TTGCCGCCCGATATCAACGGTTCGGTAGGCTATCGTCCCCACAAATCCACGCTGGAGAGATGGAGGCAGCAAGGGAAGATCCAAATGTGGAAGCTCGGATGCCAGTGGATGACAACCCCAGAAGCTGTGCAGAGGTTTGCAGAGGAATCTCAAGTGGGGCACAGCGTTGGTGACAGCCGGACGCCGGTCAAGCCGATCACGACGGCTCAGAAACGCAAGATCGACGAATGGGCGGACAAAGAGCTGGCAGAGGCTGGCATTTAA